One genomic region from Quercus robur chromosome 4, dhQueRobu3.1, whole genome shotgun sequence encodes:
- the LOC126723837 gene encoding putative disease resistance RPP13-like protein 1 isoform X2 — protein MAELFLGAFLQVLFDRLAPRELISLVFRESVKKKLEKWRQTLLVIQMVLKDAEEKQLTDADVKRWLEAIRDLAYDLEDLFDDFAIEAMQRKLKAQPESSSPASMVRSLVPTRFTPSAVKFNLKMKFEIEKISNRLKEITLQKDRLGLKDGGMSVKIWKRPSSTSVPYGPVIGRDEDRKKIIELILKDEQTDDANFQVISIVGMAGVGKTTLARLVYNDEEVNHFNPRAWICVSDDFDVMMVTKALLESVTTQPCHLKELNEVQVKLASELEGKKFLLVLDDLWNENYGLWEALLPPFRAGAAGSRIIVTTRNASVGRVMGAVQSYNLEFISDNDCWAIFVQHSLMNENVGRPGNSGLIRERILERCRGLPLAARTLGGLFRGKELDEWEDIMNSKLWSSSNMGSDIFPILRLSYHHLPHHLKRCFAYCSLFPRDYEFEEKQLILLWMAEGLIYQAEGDKPMEDLGGEYFRDLLSRSFFQQSSSNKSRFVMHDLISDLAQWVAGISYFRLETKLEGNERSKVSRKARHLSFVGSRYDGAKKFEAISEFKHLRTFLPLMAPYVGYSYLSYHIINQLLPKLQNLRVLSLSGYRIVYLPETIGDLKHLRYLDLSRTQLRSLPASISTLYNLQTLLLENCSSLKFLPPDFGKLFNLRHLNIFGSNLLEGMPLSIGNLTSLQTLSNFVVGKADSFCVIRELGPLVHLRGTLCISKLENVTKAQEARDSYLYGKQDLNEVVMEWSSNLNESQDEETQLEVLNMLQPNVKLKELTVKCYGGTKFPTWIGDPSFSNLVFLRFENCDNCNFLPPVGQLPFLKDLLIKGMAGVKSVGREFYGESCSRSFQSLEILHFENMPRWENWTPLGVNEAFPCLRKLSIIRCHNLVRKLPGHLPSLKKLVIHGCWNLVVSVSNLPMLCVLVIEGCKRVECESSVGFGSPYSMVFSKISEFGNATAGLMHGVSKVEYLKIVDSEKLTTLWEKIPEGLHRLKFLRELSIEDCPTLVSFPASGFPSMLKVIQIKSCSGLKSLLPEGTLHSRENACLERLCVVRCDSMKSIARGQLPTTLKRLEISHCMNLQCALDEGEGSSSSSSVMHDEDMNNRSKTHLQYLDIKSCPSLTTLTSSGKLPATLTHLLLRECPKLMCLSSTGKLPAALQYLEIQSISKLQKIAERLHQNTSLECIKIWNCHGLKSLPDDLHNLSKLRQFQIFWCQSFSSFPAAGLPSNLRVLGIKNCKNLKALPNGMRNLTSLQKLDISNRLDSLPSPQEGLPTNLIELNMNDLKLYKPMFEWGLQQLTSLIKLSIHGECLDVDSFPGERKNGVMILLPNSLSILCISYFQNLECLSPRGFQNLTSLNQLKIYNCLKLTSLPKEGLPPSLSQLEIRNCPLLSQHCNNEKGQEWSKIAHIPCVLIDNKFIHETVTTDSFTTQLNR, from the exons ATGGCAGAGTTGTTTCTTGGAGCATTTCTTCAAGTGCTGTTTGATAGGTTGGCACCCCGTGAGTTGATAAGCTTGGTGTTCAGGGAAAGTGTCAAGAAGAAGCTGGAGAAATGGAGGCAAACCCTGTTGGTAATTCAGATGGTTCTTAAAGATGCTGAGGAGAAGCAACTGACAGATGCGGATGTGAAGCGATGGCTGGAAGCTATCAGAGATTTGGCTTATGATCTTGAAGActtatttgatgattttgccATCGAAGCTATGCAGCGCAAGTTGAAGGCACAACCTGAGTCTAGTAGCCCAGCAAGTATGGTTAGAAGCTTAGTCCCTACTCGTTTTACTCCTAGTGCTGTTAAATTCAACCTAAAGATGAAGTTTGAGATTGAAAAAATCAGTAACCGGTTAAAAGAAATAACTCTACAAAAAGACAGACTTGGGTTGAAAGATGGTGGTATGTCTGTAAAGATATGGAAAAGGCCATCCAGCACAAGTGTGCCATATGGACCTGTGATAGGCAGAGATGAAGATAGAAAGAAGATAATAGAACTCATTTTAAAAGATGAGCAAACTGATGATGCTAATTTCCAAGTTATCTCTATTGTTGGTATGGCTGGGGTTGGTAAGACAACACTTGCTAGGCTTGTGTACAATGATGAAGAAGTTAATCATTTCAATCCAAGAGCCTGGATATGTGTATCTGATGACTTTGATGTTATGATGGTAACAAAAGCTCTTCTTGAATCAGTCACTACCCAACCCTGCCATCTCAAAGAGTTGAATGAAGTTCAGGTGAAGCTGGCGAGTGAATTAGAGGGTAAAAAGTTCTTGCTTGTATTAGATGATCTTTGGAATGAGAATTATGGCCTGTGGGAAGCACTGCTACCTCCTTTCAGGGCTGGAGCAGCAGGGAGTCGAATAATCGTGACAACACGAAATGCAAGTGTGGGAAGGGTGATGGGAGCAGTTCAGTCTTATAATCTGGAGTTCATATCCGACAATGATTGCTGGGCAATATTTGTCCAGCATTCCTTGATGAATGAAAATGTTGGTAGACCTGGGAATTCAGGCCTAATTCGTGAGAGAATTCTTGAAAGGTGCAGGGGATTGCCTTTGGCAGCAAGGACTCTTGGTGGCCTTTTCCGTGGTAAAGAGTTAGATGAGTGGGAGGATATAATGAATAGCAAATTGTGGAGTTCATCAAACATGGGAAGTGACATATTTCCCATATTAAGATTGAGCTACCACCATCTCCCTCATCATCTAAAGAGGTGCTTTGCTTATTGTTCATTATTCCCAAGGGACTATGAATTTGAAGAGAAGCAACTGATCCTGCTTTGGATGGCAGAAGGTTTGATTTATCAAGCAGAAGGTGATAAGCCAATGGAAGATTTAG GTGGCGAGTACTTTCGTGATCTACTGTCAAGGTCATTTTTTCAGCAGTCAAGCAGTAATAAATCACGATTCGTGATGCACGACCTCATCAGTGATTTAGCTCAATGGGTTGCAGGAATAAGCTACTTCAGGTTGGAGACTAAACTGGAGGGCAACGAGCGAAGCAAAGTTTCCAGAAAAGCTCGCCATTTATCTTTTGTTGGTAGCAGATATGATGGAGCtaagaagtttgaggcaattTCTGAATTCAAGCATTTGCGGACCTTCCTACCACTAATGGCACCATATGTTGGGTACTCCTATCTGTCTTATCACATTATTAATCAATTGCTGCCTAAATTACAAAACCTACGGGTGCTTTCTTTGAGTGGATATCGCATAGTTTATCTACCAGAAACAATTGGTGATCTCAAGCATTTGCGGTACCTTGACCTTTCTCGCACACAACTCAGAAGCTTGCCTGCATCAATAAGCACTctttacaatttacaaacaTTGCTATTAGAAAATTGCTCTTCTTTAAAGTTCTTGCCTCCTGATTTTGGTAAACTGTTCAACCTGCgtcatttgaatatttttggATCAAATTTATTGGAAGGAATGCCTCTAAGCATAGGTAATTTGACTAGTCTCCAAACATTGTCCAACTTTGTTGTGGGCAAAGCAGATAGTTTCTGTGTAATAAGAGAGCTAGGGCCCTTGGTGCATCTTCGAGGGACACTCTGCATCTCAAAATTGGAGAATGTAACTAAAGCTCAGGAGGCAAGAGACAGTTATTTATATGGTAAGCAAGACCTTAATGAGGTTGTGATGGAATGGAGTAGCAACCTTAATGAATCACAAGATGAAGAAACCCAGTTGGAAGTACTTAACATGCTACAGCCTAATGTGAAGTTGAAAGAGCTTACTGTGAAGTGCTATGGCGGAACCAAATTCCCAACTTGGATAGGAGATCCTTCATTTTCTAATTTAGTGTTCCTAAGGTTTGAAAATTGTGATAACTGCAATTTCTTGCCACCAGTTGGGCAACTACCCTTTCTCAAAGATCTTCTCATTAAAGGAATGGCTGGAGTGAAGAGTGTTGGCCGAGAGTTTTATGGGGAAAGTTGCTCGAGATCTTTTCAATCCTTGGAGATCTTGCATTTTGAGAATATGCCAAGATGGGAAAACTGGACTCCTCTTGGAGTTAATGAAGCATTTCCTTGCTTGCGTAAGCTTTCAATCATAAGATGCCATAATCTGGTGAGAAAATTGCCAGGCCATCTTCCTTCATTAAAAAAGCTTGTGATTCATGGATGCTGGAATTTGGTAGTTTCAGTTTCAAACTTACCAATGCTGTGTGTATTAGTAATTGAGGGATGCAAAAGAGTGGAATGTGAAAGTTCTGTTGGCTTTGGCTCACCATACTCCAtggttttttcaaaaatttcagagTTTGGAAATGCAACAGCAGGGTTAATGCATGGAGTAAGTAAAGTAGAATATTTGAAGATTGTTGATTCTGAAAAGCTCACAACTTTGTGGGAGAAAATACCTGAAGGGTTGCACAGACTCAAATTCCTACGAGAGCTGTCTATTGAAGACTGCCCAACACTAGTTTCCTTTCCAGCATCTGGTTTTCCATCCATGCTGAaagtaattcaaataaaaaGCTGCAGTGGTCTGAAATCATTACTACCAGAGGGAACGTTGCACAGCAGAGAAAATGCATGTCTTGAGCGGTTGTGTGTTGTTCGTTGTGATTCTATGAAGTCCATTGCCAGAGGACAGCTACCAACAACTCTAAAAAGGTTGGAGATATCTCATTGTATGAATTTGCAGTGTGCGCTAGACGAGGGAGagggttcttcttcttcttcttcagtgaTGCATGATGAGGATATGAACAACAGAAGCAAAACTCATCTTCAGTACTTAGACATCAAATCATGTCCATCTCTCACAACCTTAACTTCAAGTGGCAAGTTACCTGCCACGCTTACACACCTCCTTCTGAGGGAATGCCCAAAGCTCATGTGTTTGTCATCAACAGGTAAATTGCCAGCAGCACTTCAATACCTTGAGATTCAATCAATCTCAAAGCTGCAGAAAATAGCAGAGAGGTTGCACCAGAACACATCCCTTGAATGCATTAAGATTTGGAATTGCCATGGCCTTAAATCCTTGCCGGATGACCTACACAACCTCAGCAAACTTCGCCAGTTCCAAATTTTTTGGTGTCAAAGTTTTTCTTCCTTCCCAGCAGCAGGGTTGCCTTCAAACCTGAGAGTTCTCGGGATCAAAAACTGTAAGAATCTCAAGGCCTTACCTAACGGTATGCGCAACCTCACTTCTCTTCAGAAATTGGATATATCTAACCGTCTAGACAGTCTGCCCTCTCCACAAGAGGGTTTACCTACCAACCTAATAGAACTTAATATGAATGACCTGAAGTTATACAAACCAATGTTTGAGTGGGGGTTGCAACAACTCACTTCTCTTATAAAACTCTCCATTCATGGTGAATGTCTAGATGTTGATTCCTTTCCAGGTGAGAGGAAGAATGGGGTCATGATTCTGCTGCCAAACTCTCTCTCAATTCTATGcatttcatattttcaaaaccTGGAATGTCTGTCCCCCAGGGGGTTTCAAAACCTCACATCTTTAAACCAACTAAAGATCTATAATTGCCTAAAGCTCACATCCTTACCAAAGGAGGGCCTGCCTCCCTCACTTTCACAACTTGAAATCCGTAATTGTCCTCTGCTAAGTCAACATTGCAATAACGAGAAAGGACAAGAGTGGTCCAAGATAGCTCACATCCCTTGTGTTTTGATTGACAACAAATTTATCCATGAAACAGTGACAACAGATTCATTCACAACACAGCTCAACAGGTGA
- the LOC126723837 gene encoding putative disease resistance RPP13-like protein 1 isoform X1 — MLAEVFLGAVLQVLFDRLAPREVMSLVFRESVKKKLEKWRQTLSAIQMVLKDAEEKQLTDEDVKQWLEAIRDLAYDLEDLFDDFAIEAMQRKLKAEPESGSPASMVRNLVPTRFTPSAVKFNLTMKFEIEKISKRLKEITEQKDRLGLKDGGMSVKIWKRPSSTSVPYGPVIGRDEDRKKIIELILKDEQTDDANFHVISIVGMAGVGKTTLARLVYNDDAVKHFNPRAWICVSDDFDVMMVTKALLESVTSQPCHLKELNEVQVKLASELEGKKFLLVLDDLWNENYGLWEALLPPFSAGAAGSRIIVTTRNASVGKVMGAVQSYNLDFISDNDCWAIFVQHSLMNENVGRPGNSGLIRERILERCRGLPLAARTLGGLFRGKELDEWEDIMNGKLWSSSNMGSDIFPILRLSYHHLPHHLKRCFAYCSLFPRDYEFEEKQLILLWMAEGLIYQAEGDKPMEDLGGEYFRDLLSRSFFQQSSSNKSRFVMHDLISDLAQWVAGISYFRLETKLEGNERSKVSRKARHLSFVGSRYDGAKKFEAISEFKHLRTFLPLMAPYVGYSYLSYHIINQLLPKLQNLRVLSLSGYRIVYLPETIGDLKHLRYLDLSRTQLRSLPASISTLYNLQTLLLENCSSLKFLPPDFGKLFNLRHLNIFGSNLLEGMPLSIGNLTSLQTLSNFVVGKADSFCVIRELGPLVHLRGTLCISKLENVTKAQEARDSYLYGKQDLNEVVMEWSSNLNESQDEETQLEVLNMLQPNVKLKELTVKCYGGTKFPTWIGDPSFSNLVFLRFENCDNCNFLPPVGQLPFLKDLLIKGMAGVKSVGREFYGESCSRSFQSLEILHFENMPRWENWTPLGVNEAFPCLRKLSIIRCHNLVRKLPGHLPSLKKLVIHGCWNLVVSVSNLPMLCVLVIEGCKRVECESSVGFGSPYSMVFSKISEFGNATAGLMHGVSKVEYLKIVDSEKLTTLWEKIPEGLHRLKFLRELSIEDCPTLVSFPASGFPSMLKVIQIKSCSGLKSLLPEGTLHSRENACLERLCVVRCDSMKSIARGQLPTTLKRLEISHCMNLQCALDEGEGSSSSSSVMHDEDMNNRSKTHLQYLDIKSCPSLTTLTSSGKLPATLTHLLLRECPKLMCLSSTGKLPAALQYLEIQSISKLQKIAERLHQNTSLECIKIWNCHGLKSLPDDLHNLSKLRQFQIFWCQSFSSFPAAGLPSNLRVLGIKNCKNLKALPNGMRNLTSLQKLDISNRLDSLPSPQEGLPTNLIELNMNDLKLYKPMFEWGLQQLTSLIKLSIHGECLDVDSFPGERKNGVMILLPNSLSILCISYFQNLECLSPRGFQNLTSLNQLKIYNCLKLTSLPKEGLPPSLSQLEIRNCPLLSQHCNNEKGQEWSKIAHIPCVLIDNKFIHETVTTDSFTTQLNR; from the coding sequence ATGTTGGCAGAGGTGTTTCTTGGAGCAGTTCTTCAAGTGCTGTTTGATAGGTTGGCACCCCGTGAGGTGATGAGCTTGGTGTTCAGGGAAAGTGTCAAGAAGAAGCTGGAGAAATGGAGGCAAACCCTGTCGGCGATTCAGATGGTTCTTAAAGATGCTGAGGAGAAGCAACTGACGGATGAAGATGTGAAGCAATGGCTGGAAGCTATCAGAGATTTGGCTTATGATCTTGAAGActtatttgatgattttgccATTGAAGCTATGCAGCGCAAGTTGAAGGCAGAACCTGAGTCTGGTAGCCCAGCAAGTATGGTTAGAAACTTAGTCCCTACTCGTTTTACTCCTAGTGCtgttaaattcaaccttacgaTGAAGTTTGAGATTGAAAAAATCAGTAAACGGTTAAAAGAAATAACTGAACAAAAAGACAGACTTGGGTTGAAAGATGGTGGTATGTCTGTAAAGATATGGAAAAGGCCATCCAGCACAAGTGTGCCATATGGACCTGTGATAGGCAGAGATGAAGATAGAAAGAAGATTATAGAACTCATTTTAAAAGATGAGCAAACTGATGATGCTAATTTTCATGTCATTTCTATTGTTGGTATGGCTGGGGTTGGTAAGACAACACTTGCTAGGCTTGTGTACAATGATGATGCAGTTAAGCATTTCAATCCAAGAGCCTGGATATGTGTGTCTGATGACTTTGATGTTATGATGGTAACAAAAGCTCTTCTTGAATCAGTCACTTCCCAACCCTGCCATCTCAAAGAGTTGAATGAAGTTCAGGTGAAGCTGGCGAGTGAATTAGAGGGTAAAAAGTTCTTGCTTGTTTTAGATGATCTTTGGAATGAGAATTATGGCCTGTGGGAAGCACTGCTACCTCCTTTCAGTGCTGGAGCAGCAGGGAGTCGAATAATCGTGACCACACGAAATGCAAGTGTTGGAAAGGTGATGGGAGCAGTTCAGTCTTATAATCTGGATTTCATATCCGACAATGATTGCTGGGCAATATTTGTCCAGCATTCCTTGATGAATGAAAATGTTGGTAGACCTGGGAATTCAGGCCTAATTCGTGAGAGAATTCTTGAAAGGTGCAGGGGATTGCCTTTGGCAGCAAGGACTCTTGGTGGCCTTTTCCGTGGTAAAGAGTTAGATGAGTGGGAGGATATAATGAATGGCAAATTGTGGAGTTCATCAAACATGGGAAGTGACATATTTCCCATATTAAGATTGAGCTACCACCATCTCCCTCATCATCTAAAGAGGTGCTTTGCTTATTGTTCATTATTCCCAAGGGACTATGAATTTGAAGAGAAGCAACTGATCCTGCTTTGGATGGCAGAAGGTTTGATTTATCAAGCAGAAGGTGATAAGCCGATGGAAGATTTAGGTGGCGAGTACTTTCGTGATCTACTGTCAAGGTCATTTTTTCAGCAGTCAAGCAGTAATAAATCACGATTCGTGATGCACGACCTCATCAGTGATTTAGCTCAATGGGTTGCAGGAATAAGCTACTTCAGGTTGGAGACTAAACTGGAGGGCAACGAGCGAAGCAAAGTTTCCAGAAAAGCTCGCCATTTATCTTTTGTTGGTAGCAGATATGATGGAGCtaagaagtttgaggcaattTCTGAATTCAAGCATTTGCGGACCTTCCTACCACTAATGGCACCATATGTTGGGTACTCCTATCTGTCTTATCACATTATTAATCAATTGCTGCCTAAATTACAAAACCTACGGGTGCTTTCTTTGAGTGGATATCGCATAGTTTATCTACCAGAAACAATTGGTGATCTCAAGCATTTGCGGTACCTTGACCTTTCTCGCACACAACTCAGAAGCTTGCCTGCATCAATAAGCACTctttacaatttacaaacaTTGCTATTAGAAAATTGCTCTTCTTTAAAGTTCTTGCCTCCTGATTTTGGTAAACTGTTCAACCTGCgtcatttgaatatttttggATCAAATTTATTGGAAGGAATGCCTCTAAGCATAGGTAATTTGACTAGTCTCCAAACATTGTCCAACTTTGTTGTGGGCAAAGCAGATAGTTTCTGTGTAATAAGAGAGCTAGGGCCCTTGGTGCATCTTCGAGGGACACTCTGCATCTCAAAATTGGAGAATGTAACTAAAGCTCAGGAGGCAAGAGACAGTTATTTATATGGTAAGCAAGACCTTAATGAGGTTGTGATGGAATGGAGTAGCAACCTTAATGAATCACAAGATGAAGAAACCCAGTTGGAAGTACTTAACATGCTACAGCCTAATGTGAAGTTGAAAGAGCTTACTGTGAAGTGCTATGGCGGAACCAAATTCCCAACTTGGATAGGAGATCCTTCATTTTCTAATTTAGTGTTCCTAAGGTTTGAAAATTGTGATAACTGCAATTTCTTGCCACCAGTTGGGCAACTACCCTTTCTCAAAGATCTTCTCATTAAAGGAATGGCTGGAGTGAAGAGTGTTGGCCGAGAGTTTTATGGGGAAAGTTGCTCGAGATCTTTTCAATCCTTGGAGATCTTGCATTTTGAGAATATGCCAAGATGGGAAAACTGGACTCCTCTTGGAGTTAATGAAGCATTTCCTTGCTTGCGTAAGCTTTCAATCATAAGATGCCATAATCTGGTGAGAAAATTGCCAGGCCATCTTCCTTCATTAAAAAAGCTTGTGATTCATGGATGCTGGAATTTGGTAGTTTCAGTTTCAAACTTACCAATGCTGTGTGTATTAGTAATTGAGGGATGCAAAAGAGTGGAATGTGAAAGTTCTGTTGGCTTTGGCTCACCATACTCCAtggttttttcaaaaatttcagagTTTGGAAATGCAACAGCAGGGTTAATGCATGGAGTAAGTAAAGTAGAATATTTGAAGATTGTTGATTCTGAAAAGCTCACAACTTTGTGGGAGAAAATACCTGAAGGGTTGCACAGACTCAAATTCCTACGAGAGCTGTCTATTGAAGACTGCCCAACACTAGTTTCCTTTCCAGCATCTGGTTTTCCATCCATGCTGAaagtaattcaaataaaaaGCTGCAGTGGTCTGAAATCATTACTACCAGAGGGAACGTTGCACAGCAGAGAAAATGCATGTCTTGAGCGGTTGTGTGTTGTTCGTTGTGATTCTATGAAGTCCATTGCCAGAGGACAGCTACCAACAACTCTAAAAAGGTTGGAGATATCTCATTGTATGAATTTGCAGTGTGCGCTAGACGAGGGAGagggttcttcttcttcttcttcagtgaTGCATGATGAGGATATGAACAACAGAAGCAAAACTCATCTTCAGTACTTAGACATCAAATCATGTCCATCTCTCACAACCTTAACTTCAAGTGGCAAGTTACCTGCCACGCTTACACACCTCCTTCTGAGGGAATGCCCAAAGCTCATGTGTTTGTCATCAACAGGTAAATTGCCAGCAGCACTTCAATACCTTGAGATTCAATCAATCTCAAAGCTGCAGAAAATAGCAGAGAGGTTGCACCAGAACACATCCCTTGAATGCATTAAGATTTGGAATTGCCATGGCCTTAAATCCTTGCCGGATGACCTACACAACCTCAGCAAACTTCGCCAGTTCCAAATTTTTTGGTGTCAAAGTTTTTCTTCCTTCCCAGCAGCAGGGTTGCCTTCAAACCTGAGAGTTCTCGGGATCAAAAACTGTAAGAATCTCAAGGCCTTACCTAACGGTATGCGCAACCTCACTTCTCTTCAGAAATTGGATATATCTAACCGTCTAGACAGTCTGCCCTCTCCACAAGAGGGTTTACCTACCAACCTAATAGAACTTAATATGAATGACCTGAAGTTATACAAACCAATGTTTGAGTGGGGGTTGCAACAACTCACTTCTCTTATAAAACTCTCCATTCATGGTGAATGTCTAGATGTTGATTCCTTTCCAGGTGAGAGGAAGAATGGGGTCATGATTCTGCTGCCAAACTCTCTCTCAATTCTATGcatttcatattttcaaaaccTGGAATGTCTGTCCCCCAGGGGGTTTCAAAACCTCACATCTTTAAACCAACTAAAGATCTATAATTGCCTAAAGCTCACATCCTTACCAAAGGAGGGCCTGCCTCCCTCACTTTCACAACTTGAAATCCGTAATTGTCCTCTGCTAAGTCAACATTGCAATAACGAGAAAGGACAAGAGTGGTCCAAGATAGCTCACATCCCTTGTGTTTTGATTGACAACAAATTTATCCATGAAACAGTGACAACAGATTCATTCACAACACAGCTCAACAGGTGA